In the Rhodobacteraceae bacterium M382 genome, one interval contains:
- a CDS encoding glutamine synthetase encodes MAGQHLNLKTIEDVRTYLSEKDPKHVKVGFFDLDGVFRGKFMAKGKFLSALNDGYGFCDAVLGWDVADTLYDNSKFTGWHSGFPDANLRIIPESGMILPFDNETVFFSSEFAGRAEAICPRGVLRRVLQRAKDMGFVVNAAMEFEFFIFQETPDSLEEKGFRDLKTLSPGSFSYSALRSIVQEDLYQDILDTFDSIGIELEGLHAETGPGVVETAIAVDGALAMSDKASIFKAFMKILAQKRGLMATFMAKWNQQLSGQSGHTHMSLWSQDGAPLFFDPAGEYQMSQTMRHFLGGQLAHLREFAAMIAPNVNSYARLTPGHWAPTSATWGEDNRTVGIRVIQGSQKSQRLEYRIPGSDVNPYLSMAAAIGSGLLGIERGIDPGPASVGNAYDQHVPIDRQLPTNLESAGILFGASDAAKELFGDEFVEHFAASRVFEAHEFGRAVTDWELKRYFEIL; translated from the coding sequence ATGGCAGGTCAGCACCTCAATCTGAAAACCATAGAAGACGTTCGGACATACCTGTCTGAAAAAGACCCCAAACACGTCAAGGTCGGGTTCTTTGACCTGGATGGCGTGTTTCGCGGCAAGTTCATGGCCAAGGGAAAGTTTCTGTCGGCGCTGAATGACGGCTATGGATTTTGTGATGCAGTTTTGGGTTGGGATGTGGCTGATACGCTCTATGACAACTCGAAATTCACGGGTTGGCACAGCGGGTTTCCAGATGCCAACCTGCGGATCATTCCCGAAAGCGGCATGATCCTGCCGTTCGACAATGAGACGGTGTTCTTCAGTTCCGAATTTGCAGGGCGCGCCGAAGCAATCTGTCCGCGCGGCGTTTTGCGCCGGGTGCTTCAGCGGGCCAAGGACATGGGTTTTGTCGTCAATGCGGCGATGGAGTTTGAATTCTTCATATTCCAGGAAACCCCGGACAGCCTGGAAGAAAAGGGCTTCAGGGATCTGAAAACCCTGAGCCCGGGCAGTTTCAGCTATTCTGCCTTGCGCTCGATTGTCCAAGAAGACCTGTATCAGGACATTCTTGATACATTTGACAGTATCGGGATCGAGCTGGAAGGGCTGCATGCAGAAACCGGCCCCGGTGTTGTTGAAACCGCGATTGCGGTCGATGGTGCGCTGGCGATGTCTGACAAGGCGTCGATTTTCAAGGCGTTCATGAAGATCCTCGCCCAAAAGCGCGGGCTGATGGCGACCTTCATGGCGAAATGGAACCAACAGCTTTCTGGGCAAAGCGGTCATACGCATATGTCCTTGTGGTCCCAAGATGGTGCGCCGTTGTTCTTTGATCCGGCAGGTGAATATCAGATGAGCCAAACGATGCGCCATTTTTTGGGTGGTCAGCTGGCGCATTTGCGCGAATTTGCGGCAATGATTGCCCCCAACGTCAACAGTTACGCACGGCTGACACCCGGCCACTGGGCCCCGACATCAGCAACCTGGGGCGAAGACAATCGGACCGTCGGCATTCGGGTCATTCAGGGATCACAGAAATCACAGCGTTTGGAATATCGCATTCCCGGTTCGGATGTGAATCCGTATCTTTCGATGGCCGCCGCGATCGGTTCGGGGTTGTTGGGGATCGAACGCGGGATTGACCCGGGCCCCGCATCGGTTGGCAATGCCTATGATCAGCATGTTCCGATTGATCGGCAGTTACCCACCAACCTTGAAAGCGCGGGCATTCTGTTTGGTGCCTCTGACGCAGCCAAAGAGCTGTTCGGCGATGAATTTGTCGAACATTTCGCCGCCTCGCGGGTCTTTGAGGCCCACGAATTTGGCCGCGCGGTGACCGATTGGGAACTCAAACGGTACTTTGAGATCCTCTGA
- a CDS encoding N-formylglutamate amidohydrolase: MSVFDQHPWDLRCFGDPEPMRGLLSKTDPSPVKVLNTTGQGAFVFGCEHAGNRIPRALGTLGLSRAERIRHIAWDIGAAQLTEKLCEKLDSPAVLQRYSRLVYDCNRTMRHPGAFVVEADGAHVSGNADLSTTDRQTRADAIYRPFHNTLSHIMDQRRLVGRRTAFVAVHSFNDVVRGQKRPWHVGFLYNQQSQMSRFLIDWFRRHTDYEVGDNQPYSPLDGVDHTLRVQAEARSVPYTMVEIRNDLLRTNKNIAMWAALLAQSLRAFEKATEL; the protein is encoded by the coding sequence ATGTCGGTCTTTGATCAACATCCCTGGGATCTTCGCTGTTTTGGGGATCCCGAACCGATGCGCGGTTTGCTGAGCAAGACAGATCCCTCTCCTGTCAAAGTGCTCAACACCACGGGACAGGGCGCATTCGTTTTCGGATGCGAACACGCGGGCAACCGCATTCCCCGCGCACTTGGGACGCTCGGCCTGTCGAGGGCCGAGCGGATCCGGCATATCGCCTGGGACATCGGTGCCGCACAGCTGACCGAAAAGCTGTGCGAGAAACTGGATAGCCCGGCCGTTTTGCAGCGCTATTCCCGACTGGTCTATGATTGCAATCGCACCATGCGTCACCCCGGCGCATTTGTTGTCGAAGCAGACGGCGCGCATGTTTCGGGCAATGCCGACCTCAGCACAACAGACAGGCAAACCCGTGCAGACGCGATCTATCGCCCGTTTCACAATACCCTGAGCCATATTATGGACCAACGGCGCCTGGTAGGTCGGAGGACGGCATTTGTCGCGGTGCACAGCTTTAATGATGTGGTGCGCGGACAAAAACGCCCCTGGCACGTTGGCTTTCTCTATAACCAGCAATCTCAGATGTCGCGGTTCCTAATAGATTGGTTCCGGCGACACACTGATTACGAGGTTGGCGACAATCAACCCTATTCGCCGTTGGACGGCGTCGATCACACGCTTCGTGTTCAGGCCGAAGCCCGCAGCGTTCCCTACACGATGGTCGAAATTCGCAATGATCTTTTGCGAACCAACAAGAACATCGCGATGTGGGCGGCCCTGCTGGCCCAATCCCTTCGTGCCTTTGAAAAAGCCACCGAACTTTAA
- a CDS encoding aminotransferase class III-fold pyridoxal phosphate-dependent enzyme: protein MNKQPTNSWEQRDMDNVFHGFTDLGTLNSNGPVVLTHGEGIHVFDVHGKSYMDANSGLWNNVAGFNHQGLIDTICDQARRFPGYHAFFGRIADTTVALSEKLIEVSPFDAGKVYYTNSGSEANDTMVKMLWMLHRRNGQPQRRKIITRLNAYHGVTAVSASMTGKAYNAEFGLPLPGFLHADCPHYWRYGLDGESELEFSQRLARNLEELIIKEGPDTIAGMFAEPVMGAGGVIPPSEGYFEAIRPILRKYDIPFIADEVICGFGRTGDMWGNVKYNMEPDAIIASKCITAGYFPMGAIILGKDLSDEITRVSEQAEEFPHGFTAGGNPLGSAIALKALEVLEDEGLLENVNRVSPRFMERLHKLGELKYAGEARGVGLMGAVELVADKTTKEALPGDLQVSERIANKALEKGLICRPLGAAIVLGPPFIITTEQVDEMFDILEETMSEVFADVGL from the coding sequence ATGAACAAACAGCCTACAAACTCCTGGGAGCAGAGAGACATGGACAATGTCTTTCATGGGTTCACTGATCTGGGCACTCTGAATTCGAATGGTCCGGTTGTTCTGACGCACGGCGAAGGCATTCATGTGTTTGATGTTCATGGCAAAAGCTACATGGATGCCAATTCCGGCCTGTGGAACAACGTCGCCGGGTTTAACCATCAGGGCCTGATTGACACGATCTGTGACCAAGCACGCCGCTTCCCTGGTTATCACGCTTTTTTTGGCAGGATCGCGGATACTACCGTCGCCTTGTCAGAGAAGCTGATCGAGGTCTCCCCCTTTGACGCGGGCAAGGTCTACTACACCAATTCCGGGTCCGAAGCGAATGACACGATGGTCAAGATGCTGTGGATGCTGCACCGGCGCAATGGCCAGCCGCAGCGCCGCAAGATCATCACCCGTCTGAACGCCTATCACGGGGTAACGGCTGTGTCCGCGTCAATGACAGGCAAAGCCTATAATGCCGAGTTTGGCCTGCCCCTGCCCGGTTTCCTGCATGCCGATTGCCCACACTACTGGCGGTATGGGCTGGACGGTGAAAGTGAGCTGGAATTCTCGCAACGCCTCGCACGCAACCTCGAAGAGCTGATCATCAAGGAAGGTCCAGACACCATTGCAGGCATGTTTGCAGAGCCTGTCATGGGCGCAGGTGGGGTCATCCCCCCGTCAGAAGGGTACTTTGAGGCGATCCGCCCGATTTTGCGGAAATACGACATTCCGTTCATTGCCGATGAGGTGATCTGTGGATTTGGCCGCACTGGCGACATGTGGGGCAACGTCAAATACAACATGGAACCTGATGCCATCATTGCCTCCAAATGTATCACCGCCGGGTATTTCCCGATGGGCGCGATCATTCTGGGCAAGGACCTGAGCGACGAAATTACCCGCGTGTCTGAACAGGCCGAAGAGTTCCCGCACGGGTTTACTGCAGGCGGCAACCCATTGGGCAGCGCCATCGCCCTGAAGGCACTCGAAGTGCTTGAAGACGAAGGGCTTTTAGAGAACGTCAACCGTGTCAGCCCGCGCTTTATGGAGCGGCTCCATAAGCTGGGAGAGCTCAAATACGCTGGCGAAGCACGTGGCGTTGGATTGATGGGAGCGGTTGAGCTTGTTGCAGACAAGACCACCAAAGAAGCCCTGCCCGGTGATCTGCAGGTCTCAGAACGAATTGCCAACAAGGCGCTGGAAAAAGGGTTGATCTGCCGCCCACTGGGGGCAGCTATTGTGTTGGGCCCCCCCTTTATCATCACAACGGAACAAGTCGACGAGATGTTCGATATTCTCGAAGAAACCATGTCCGAGGTATTCGCCGATGTCGGTCTTTGA
- a CDS encoding SDR family NAD(P)-dependent oxidoreductase, whose product MERRALVVGASGGIGQALANELVFRGYRVVCLSRSQDGLDIACEANVSEKLGRLQAKFDLIVVATGVLSSKRGPEKSLLALSADEMANLFAVNTIGPALVLKHAKRLLPKDRRAVFAVLSARVGSIGDNRLGGWYSYRASKTALNQIIRTASIELKRTHKHLVCAALHPGTVATEFTQNYSQHKTVPAQQAASNLLNVIDTLTPDNSGQFFDWAGKEIQW is encoded by the coding sequence ATGGAGAGACGTGCACTTGTTGTTGGGGCCTCAGGCGGCATCGGACAAGCATTAGCAAACGAGTTGGTGTTCAGGGGATACCGGGTCGTTTGTCTTTCTCGTTCACAGGATGGCCTGGACATAGCCTGCGAAGCGAATGTGTCGGAAAAGCTTGGAAGACTGCAGGCCAAGTTCGATTTGATAGTGGTTGCAACGGGTGTTTTGTCGAGCAAACGCGGACCAGAAAAATCGTTGCTGGCGTTGTCTGCGGATGAGATGGCAAATCTGTTTGCAGTGAACACGATTGGGCCCGCTTTGGTTCTAAAGCATGCCAAACGCCTGCTGCCAAAAGACAGGAGAGCCGTTTTTGCGGTACTGTCTGCGCGCGTCGGGTCGATCGGGGACAACAGGCTTGGCGGCTGGTATTCCTATCGCGCCTCTAAAACGGCCCTCAACCAGATCATCAGAACAGCATCAATTGAACTAAAACGGACACACAAGCATCTGGTTTGCGCAGCATTGCACCCCGGCACCGTGGCGACCGAGTTCACGCAAAACTACTCGCAACACAAGACGGTTCCCGCGCAACAGGCTGCAAGCAACCTGCTGAATGTCATCGATACTCTTACGCCAGACAACAGCGGACAGTTTTTCGACTGGGCAGGAAAAGAGATTCAGTGGTGA
- a CDS encoding tryptophan-rich sensory protein has translation MGGGIAIGTLTAPGEWYGDLQKPFFNPPNWIFGPVWTVLYLMIAYVGWRVWQHDDRVSLNRLWIVQMGLNFLWSPVFFAAQNPALALVIILCLLLTIGGFIRTAWRPDRLSALLFVPYLAWVGFASALNVAIVQLN, from the coding sequence ATGGGCGGCGGAATCGCGATTGGCACGCTCACTGCTCCGGGCGAATGGTACGGAGATCTGCAAAAGCCGTTTTTCAATCCACCCAACTGGATTTTTGGACCAGTGTGGACAGTGTTGTATCTGATGATTGCTTACGTTGGCTGGCGCGTTTGGCAACATGACGACCGGGTTTCGCTAAATCGCCTTTGGATCGTCCAGATGGGCTTGAACTTTTTGTGGTCACCGGTGTTTTTCGCTGCTCAGAATCCAGCGTTGGCGCTTGTCATTATTCTTTGCCTTCTACTGACCATCGGGGGCTTCATTCGGACCGCGTGGCGACCCGACCGACTGTCTGCTCTGCTCTTCGTTCCGTATCTCGCGTGGGTTGGCTTTGCATCGGCCTTGAACGTCGCGATCGTCCAGCTCAATTAG
- a CDS encoding DUF393 domain-containing protein, with protein MAIKQKDPQNITVFYDGSCPLCASEICYYKRADTDHVLNLVDVSSKRFSGDDSVTRSDAMARFHVRLADGRQMSGARAFVELWRAIPGWRWLARLASLPGVVPLLEGLYRLFLRMRPLIVRGFGKYQRFFGTSLPR; from the coding sequence ATGGCCATAAAACAAAAGGACCCGCAGAATATCACCGTATTCTATGACGGGTCCTGCCCCTTGTGTGCGTCGGAGATATGTTACTACAAACGGGCTGACACCGATCACGTGCTAAATCTTGTCGACGTTTCATCCAAGCGCTTTTCGGGGGATGACAGCGTCACTCGGTCGGACGCGATGGCCAGGTTCCATGTTCGTCTGGCCGACGGTCGGCAAATGTCCGGGGCACGGGCGTTCGTAGAATTATGGCGTGCCATACCGGGCTGGCGCTGGTTGGCGAGATTGGCAAGCCTTCCGGGCGTCGTGCCCCTTCTGGAAGGGCTCTATCGCCTTTTCCTCCGCATGCGCCCTCTGATCGTGCGAGGTTTCGGCAAATATCAGCGGTTTTTCGGCACTTCACTGCCGAGATAG
- a CDS encoding glutathione peroxidase — MIRIVFLLALLLTAFQVKALELDAPFDSIDGGSLTLSQWSGQPILVVNTASRCAFTKQYSGLQALYDTYRDTGLVVLAVPSDDFRQELSSNEEVKDFCEVQYGIDMPMTGITNVTGPKAHPFFLSLKQEEGFEPAWNFNKVLIGPNGDLVGTYGSKTKPESSRLRGDIEGLLN, encoded by the coding sequence ATGATCCGAATAGTATTTCTGCTGGCGCTTCTGTTGACTGCCTTTCAAGTGAAGGCCCTAGAGCTTGATGCGCCTTTCGACTCCATCGACGGGGGCAGCCTGACCCTGTCTCAATGGAGCGGTCAACCCATTCTTGTTGTCAACACTGCCTCCCGATGTGCCTTCACCAAACAATACAGCGGGTTACAGGCCCTATATGATACCTATCGTGACACAGGTTTAGTGGTTCTGGCTGTTCCGTCAGACGATTTCCGACAGGAGCTTTCCAGCAATGAAGAGGTAAAAGATTTCTGCGAAGTTCAGTACGGCATCGATATGCCGATGACTGGGATTACGAATGTAACAGGTCCAAAGGCGCATCCGTTCTTTTTATCGCTGAAGCAGGAGGAGGGTTTTGAACCGGCTTGGAACTTCAACAAAGTTTTGATCGGGCCGAATGGTGATCTGGTTGGCACCTACGGCTCTAAAACAAAGCCCGAGTCTTCGCGACTTCGTGGTGACATAGAAGGTCTTCTGAATTGA
- a CDS encoding CIA30 family protein — MRKLAATLGICVALGWFSTLAAGEQVMLETFDNNPESRWEFIADTVMGGVSTGQVSFAQENGSGYARLTGNVSTENRGGFIQFRTELSEKPSINTKGVRFISRGNDQTYYVHLRTSGTVLPWQYYQASFEVTQQWAEVRIPFSAFKASGRMLRSEPRAGSIKSIGIVAYGRDHQAEVDVQEIGFY; from the coding sequence ATGAGAAAACTGGCAGCAACTCTGGGCATTTGCGTCGCGCTTGGTTGGTTCTCAACACTTGCTGCAGGGGAGCAGGTCATGCTGGAAACTTTTGACAATAATCCCGAAAGCCGTTGGGAATTTATCGCGGACACCGTCATGGGCGGCGTATCAACTGGGCAGGTCAGTTTTGCACAGGAAAACGGGTCCGGGTATGCACGGCTGACTGGAAATGTGAGCACCGAAAATCGTGGCGGCTTTATTCAATTTCGGACGGAACTCTCAGAAAAACCATCAATAAACACAAAGGGTGTACGGTTCATCTCCCGAGGCAACGATCAAACGTACTATGTCCACCTTCGCACCAGCGGAACGGTTTTGCCGTGGCAGTATTACCAAGCTAGCTTCGAGGTGACGCAACAATGGGCAGAAGTGCGCATTCCATTTTCGGCCTTCAAAGCATCGGGCAGAATGCTCAGGTCTGAACCACGCGCGGGATCTATCAAGTCAATCGGCATAGTGGCCTATGGTCGTGACCACCAAGCGGAGGTCGACGTGCAAGAAATTGGCTTTTATTGA
- a CDS encoding N-acetyltransferase, which translates to MEFSAEYEVHASAIANLFTASFTASEGSDEGELIGALARRLMEETPSEHLRVFTAWNNGELDGAIIFSRLTFKGDKRVVFVLGPVAVATKRQRQNIGQRLIAHGLRVLQQEGVDFAATYGDPRFYERVGFSTITEKDVPAPFPLQHPEGWLGQFLNNATKTPLQGPSRCVTAFDDPIFW; encoded by the coding sequence TTGGAATTTTCGGCAGAATACGAGGTACACGCTTCGGCGATTGCCAACCTTTTTACAGCGAGCTTCACCGCCTCGGAGGGATCGGACGAAGGTGAGCTGATAGGGGCTTTGGCCCGCCGTCTGATGGAGGAAACTCCCTCGGAGCATCTCCGTGTTTTCACGGCTTGGAATAATGGCGAGCTGGATGGCGCAATCATCTTTTCGCGCCTCACTTTCAAAGGCGACAAACGCGTGGTGTTCGTCCTTGGACCTGTCGCGGTGGCCACAAAGCGGCAGCGCCAAAATATCGGGCAGAGATTGATTGCCCATGGCCTCAGGGTGCTTCAGCAGGAGGGCGTCGATTTCGCGGCGACTTATGGAGATCCTCGTTTCTACGAGCGCGTCGGCTTCTCGACCATCACCGAGAAAGACGTGCCAGCACCTTTTCCTTTGCAGCATCCCGAAGGCTGGCTCGGTCAATTTCTCAATAATGCGACAAAGACGCCGCTCCAAGGACCGTCTCGGTGCGTTACAGCGTTTGACGATCCAATCTTCTGGTAG
- a CDS encoding AMP-binding protein has product MANLGAQPIRTERDLKRFETEMTIEERLPEQSILDAFINSAERAPDATAMTMLMTGAADEHPRRISYQELLRNIRRAANLFTDIGGASPGVAFMLPALIETHVTLWGAETAGYAVPINFLLQPESIAELLKASGAKILVALGAHPQLDIWEKALALREQIPELVLVRVSPPGTPPEEGVIDLGAALMAQPDDHLTFGQARSGDDIAAYFHTGGTTGVPKLVAHTHRSQLVAAFGGAAMCGYTPDDVLTATFPLFHVAGTIVAGLSGFMAGIELLVMTPAGLRNPTVVESFWRLVADHKVTLVAGVPTAIGAVLQTPLDDHDISAVRAGLTGASLLPPAVGQKFKDVTGCTLFEILGMTEASGLISIDPCCGEGTTGSVGWALPYTQVEVLKLTSQGRLGEACETGEIGVIAIRGDHLSPGYSDATQNKGVFTDGMLNSGDLGYKDAQGCLYVAGRSKDLIIRSGHNIDPTMIENAMSTHPAVALAAAVGMPDAYAGELPMCFVQLHQGVDASMDDLMAHAQKTIDERPAWPKMLQVIDAIPLTSVGKIFKPSLRCDAAKLVVCRLLQDELKLPDAKVDVVAGGPRGLCVNVVLAPKDRPSTAVVEQALAAFLFETRVQVA; this is encoded by the coding sequence ATGGCCAATCTAGGCGCTCAGCCGATTCGAACCGAACGTGATCTTAAACGCTTTGAAACTGAAATGACCATTGAAGAGCGTTTGCCGGAACAAAGCATTCTGGATGCCTTTATCAACAGCGCTGAGCGAGCCCCCGACGCCACGGCCATGACCATGTTGATGACAGGAGCGGCGGACGAGCACCCACGGCGGATCAGCTATCAAGAATTGCTCAGAAACATTCGGCGCGCGGCCAATCTGTTCACCGATATTGGCGGCGCATCACCGGGCGTCGCTTTCATGCTGCCCGCCTTGATCGAAACCCACGTCACTTTATGGGGTGCGGAAACCGCAGGCTATGCGGTGCCGATCAATTTTCTGTTGCAGCCGGAAAGCATCGCGGAACTGCTCAAAGCCTCAGGTGCAAAGATCCTCGTTGCCCTGGGGGCGCATCCGCAACTGGATATCTGGGAGAAGGCACTTGCATTGCGCGAGCAAATTCCCGAGCTCGTGTTAGTGCGCGTTTCACCTCCGGGCACGCCTCCAGAAGAAGGTGTAATTGATCTTGGTGCTGCTTTGATGGCCCAACCTGATGATCATCTGACATTTGGGCAAGCGCGCAGCGGTGATGATATCGCCGCGTATTTTCATACCGGAGGCACAACCGGTGTTCCCAAGCTCGTTGCACACACCCATCGCAGTCAGTTGGTGGCGGCCTTTGGTGGCGCTGCAATGTGTGGCTATACGCCTGACGATGTTTTGACGGCCACCTTTCCGCTCTTTCATGTTGCTGGGACAATCGTCGCGGGTCTCAGCGGGTTCATGGCGGGAATTGAACTGCTGGTCATGACGCCCGCAGGGCTGCGTAATCCGACGGTCGTCGAGAGCTTCTGGCGGCTGGTCGCGGATCACAAGGTGACATTGGTGGCCGGCGTTCCAACGGCAATTGGTGCGGTTTTACAAACCCCTTTGGACGATCACGATATCAGCGCAGTGCGCGCCGGTCTAACCGGAGCGTCGCTGTTGCCACCTGCCGTCGGGCAGAAGTTCAAGGACGTCACTGGCTGTACGCTTTTTGAGATACTCGGCATGACAGAGGCCTCAGGGCTGATCAGCATTGATCCCTGCTGTGGCGAGGGCACGACAGGGTCCGTCGGCTGGGCCTTGCCATACACGCAAGTCGAGGTTTTGAAGCTGACATCGCAAGGCCGCCTCGGAGAAGCTTGCGAAACCGGGGAAATTGGCGTCATCGCAATTCGTGGTGATCATCTGTCACCCGGCTATAGTGATGCGACCCAAAACAAGGGTGTCTTCACTGATGGCATGCTGAATTCAGGTGACTTGGGATACAAGGATGCACAAGGTTGTCTCTACGTTGCGGGGCGCTCAAAAGACCTGATTATCCGGAGCGGTCACAACATCGATCCCACCATGATCGAAAACGCGATGAGCACGCATCCGGCTGTGGCGCTCGCAGCAGCAGTTGGCATGCCCGATGCTTATGCTGGTGAACTGCCAATGTGTTTTGTGCAGCTCCACCAGGGCGTTGATGCCAGCATGGATGACCTCATGGCCCATGCGCAAAAAACAATTGATGAACGTCCGGCTTGGCCGAAGATGCTTCAAGTTATTGATGCGATCCCTCTGACTTCTGTTGGCAAGATTTTCAAACCGAGTCTGCGCTGTGATGCCGCCAAATTGGTGGTGTGCAGATTGCTTCAAGACGAATTGAAACTGCCCGATGCCAAGGTCGACGTGGTCGCCGGTGGTCCGCGCGGACTTTGCGTCAACGTGGTGCTTGCACCAAAAGACAGACCATCGACTGCTGTGGTCGAACAGGCTCTCGCAGCGTTTCTATTTGAGACTCGCGTGCAGGTCGCCTAG